The Anaerolineae bacterium genome includes the window CTGGTTAACCTTAATTTTGCCTTTGGCTACGGGTTGCTCCGTTCTGTGGGAGCACTTGAACTATCCAGCGCATTTTGACTTCTACCGGGTAAGGTTTATAATTAGGCCAAACTTCAAGGAGGGACAAATGTTTAAGGCTAAAAATCTTTTGCTGGTAGTGGCGGTATTGGCTTTGGCCATAGCTGCTTGCAGGCCTGGCCCTGCCGCTACCCCCGAACCATCACTGCCGCTTAAAGAGACCCCTCAATTTACCCCCACGCCTACCCCTACTGAGGAGCCTCTCGAGGTGGAAAATTTCTACCATGGCCTGGAAAAATTCTCTAGCTACCGGATCCACTGGTATGTTACCTTTGATGGTAAGGATAGCTCCGGTAGCCCCGTAAAGTGGGAAACGCACTGGCTTGAGGAATATACGGCTAATCCACCGGCGCGTCGCCTTACCTTTAAGAGCTCAGAGGTAAAGGGAACTTTGGTCGTTGTGCAATTGAAGGATAAAACTTACTACATAGCGGAAGGAAACTGTTTCACAACCGCTACCGCTGAAACCGACTTTTTATCGCGTTTCACTCCTGAATTTGGCATTTCGGGGGGAACTTTCGTTGGCTATGAGACCGTGGCGGGTGTAAGGGCTAAACGTTACACTTTTGACGAAAAGGCCTTTACCTGGGGAGGCTTCGTTAAAGTCAGGGGAGAAGTCTGGGTTGCCCCCGAAGGTTACGTCCTTAAGGAGACCCTGGAGGCTTCCGGAAGAGACGTGTTCTACGAAAAAGGCGAGGGAACTTTAAGGTGGACATGGGAGGTTACAGACCTCAATTCGCCGTTTACCATTGAAGTGCCTCCAGAGTGCGCTCAGTTGCAGCCCGAAGATATCCCTATTCTGGCCGACGCCTCCGATATGATGACTATGGAGGGGTTTATCTCTTACAAGAGCGCTGCATCTTTCCAGGAGGCTGTAAAATTCTACAAAGAGAAAATGCCCGCTAACGGCTGGGCTCCAGCTGAAGGCTCACTGGAAATGGAAAACATGGTTATGCTTAATTTTGAAAAAGGAGACCGAACAGCTTCCGTGACCATCCACGCTGAAGAGGAAGGGGTAAGCGTCATGATAACCTTTAGGCAATAAGGAGGGTGCAGCAAAATGAGAACTTACTTCTACCTCATCCAGATAATAATCTCCCTCGCTCTTATAGTAGTTATACTCCTGGGGAGCAAGGGGGGAGGATTGAGCTCTATCTTCGGCGGCGAAGGTGGGATATACAGAACCCGGCGTGGTGTGGAGAAAGTTCTTTTCCAGGCAGCCATCGTCCTATCGGCTCTCTTCCTCCTTGTCTCCCTCCTAAGCGTTATCCTTTTCCAGTGAAAAATTCTGCACCGCAGTTCTCATATTGCTGAGGACAGCATTGGTTCGCTTTATCCGGTGGCAATTTCTTGTCTTATTCACTGCTCTTGCCCTCCTGGGGGGTATTCTTTCCTACGGGGCAATTCAGTATAGCACTGTAATCGTTCCAGCGCCAGGTGGAAGATATATAGAGGGGGTGGCAGGCAACCCGCGCTTTCTGAACCCTCTTTTCAGCCAATTTAACGAGCTGGACCAAGATATTTGCTCCCTCATTTTCAACGGGTTGATTGCCTTGGACGATCAAGGCAAGCCTATCCCTGCCCTTGCCGAACGATGGGAAATCTCACCCGATGGTCTCACTTATACATTCCATCTGCGCCGTAATATACGCTGGCACGATGGCACTCCGTTTACCGCTGAAGACGTCCTTTTCACCGTCAGAGCTCTGGCTTCACCGGAGTTCCCGGGTCTTCCTTCCCTCCAAGAATTCTGGAAAAACGTGGAAGCTTCAAGCGATGACCCTTATACTGTCCGTTTTACCCTTAAAGAGCCCTTTGCCCCATTCCTCACTTATGCCTCAATAGGCATTATACCAGCTCACCTCTGGTCCCGAATCCCCTATTCTTTGATGGTTCAATCGCGTTTCAACCTTGAGCCTACGGGCACGGGCCCTTATCGGCTAAAGGAGATGGATGCTACTCGCCTTGTGCTGGAGGCAAACCCTGATTTCTATGGCCCGAAGCCCTACCTTACCGAAATAGAGTTTCGTTTCTACCCCGATTACGAAAGCGCCTTCGAGGCTCTCAAATTGGGAGAAGTTATGGGGGTGGCACGCATACCTTACCAGCTTGTCCCGGAAGCAGCCACCATGAAAGATCTGGCCGTATATTCGGGCATTGTTGCTGGATACACAATGGTGCTCCTGAATTTTGATAACCCCAACACTCCTTTCTTCAAGGAAAGGGAAGTTCGCCAGGCCCTCAGCCATGCTATAGATCGCAAAGCGATAATAAGGGAAGTTCTCAAGGGCTACGGGGTAGAAGCTCACAGTCCTATCTGGCCCAGCTCCTGGGCTTACAATCCCGAGGTCAAGTCTTACCCTTACGATCTGGAAAAAGCTTCAGCTCTTCTGGAAAAAGCGGGCTGGGAAGATACCGATGGGGATAAGATCCGGGATAAAGCAGGTAAAAAGTTGAGCTTTATCCTTCTCGCAAGCAGCTCTCCGGAGAATGCGAGGTTGGCTTATCTCCTGGCTGATGAGTGGAGAAAAATTGGAGTAGAGGCAATCCCGCAGGTTTTTGATTATCCCAGTCTGGTGCGGGATTTCCTTTACCCTCGCAATTTTGAGGCAGCCATAGTGCGTTGGGAATTCGGCCCCGACCCCGATCTTTACCCTTTGTGGCATTCAAGCCAGAAGAAAGAAGGGCAGAACTTCAGCGGGTATTCTTCCCCTAAATTTGACGCCCTGCTGGAGGAGGCTCGCCTTACCCCTGACTTATCCTCTCGCCGGGATTTATACTTCCAATTTCAGGCGCTTTTTGCAGAGGAAGTGCCGGCCTTTATCCTCTATTACCCCCTTTACCTTTTCGGGGCTAGGAAGGAGCTCAAGGGGGTGCAGCTGGGCCCTGTGTTTTCTTCAGCCGATAGGTTTCGCACTCTGAACAGGTGGTACATAAACACCAGAAGGGTTCTGGTTTCACAGGCCGAAAGGGAAGGCTTTTACCCCTGAGGAAAGAATGCAGGAATTCTGGGGCAGGTTCTTCCAGAGAGGAATAAAGATAAATGTGGGCTGGATTATTGGTCTCATATTCGTGGGATGGGTGGTTACTGCCTTCTATATTACTGTAACGGAGGCTCTGGAGACGGCGGAAGCAAGGGTTTATTTAACCTCAGCCCTTCATGAGAGGGATCAGCAGCTTGAGTTGAGGGAGGAACTGAAAGCTAAGGCTAGAGCTCTGGGGATTGAAAGTTCCACTGCTTCCGGTGAAGTGCTGGCTCCTTCTCGCGAGGCTTACCTCAAAGAATTCTGGCGGATGCAGCGCCTTGTTCGGCCTGGGGAATCCATTTCTTCGTATCCGCTTGCGCCTGAAAGCTTCCCTCCTCGTTTCGAGCCATCTCCTCCTTCTGAAAACCCCTTTTCCTCTCCCCTGGAAGCCTGGAAAGCTTTACTGGGGTTTATCCGAAGCCCTGAGCCTTAGTTTCCGTCCAGCTTGCGATGGTGAACTGGGTTTGCTATAATAATTCAGTGGAGGGATCGCCTAGAGGCCGAGGGCGCGCGTCTCGAAAACGCGTAGGGGTTTGAAGCCCCTCGTGGGTTCGAATCCCACTCCCTCCGCCTTAATGATTTCTATGGCAGGGGCCCTCCCTCATCGGTTGCTTTGAGGGATGTGCCCTCAATTTTTTGGAGCATGAAAGAACTCCCCTCTATAAATTTTGCTGAGCTGGAAGAAAAATTAGGCATTAACTTCACCGATAAGGCCCTGCTCTTGCAGGCCCTTGTCCATACTTCTTACGTTAACGAAAACCCCTCTTTCCCCCTGAACGATAACGAACGTCTGGAATTCCTGGGTGATGCAGTCCTGGATTTCGTAGTGGGGGATTACCTCTATCACCGCTTTCCCGAAATGAGGGAAGGGGAGCTCACCTGGCTCAGGGCTTCTCTGGTGAAAGGGGAAACTCTGGCCCAGTTTGCCCGGAAGATATCCTTGGGAAGATACCTGCTTCTGGGGAGAGGGGAAGAGGAATCAGGCGGCAGGGAGCGCAGTTCTATCTTGGGAAGCGCCTTTGAAGCTTTAATCGGGGCAATTTACCTGGATAAAGATCTGGACGCAGTAAAAACATTTCTCGAGCCCTTCATAGAGCCAGAACTGGACCAGCTCTTTCTGGAAACCATCGGGATGGATCCCAAGAGCAGGTTGCAGGAGTTCATCCAGGAGTGGCTTGGAGTAACCCCCTCTTACCGAACCCTTGAAGAAAGGGGCCCTGAACATGCCAGGACCTTCGTAGTGGGGGTTTTCCTGGGAGAAAAGCTGTGGGGGAAAGGGGAAGGGTCCAGTAAGCAGCAGGCTTCCGTGGAGGCGGCCAGGATTGCTCTGGAAACCCTCCAGAAAATTTCGGAAAAAGACCTTTCCTGGAAGCTGCCCCGGCGGATAAGGCTTTCACTACTGCAGCTTTTGCCTTTCCTGGAGAAGTTGCACCGGTGGGCACTGGCCGGAAGCGTTGCTCTAGCCCTTTATGGCTTACCTCTAACCCCTCATGATATTGACCTGGTCACTGATCGAAGGGGGGCCAGAGCTTTAAGCTCAAACCTTGGGGAGTTTACCCTTTCTCCCCTCAGGTGGAAGGAAAACGAACATTTTGCCTCTCTTTTGGCCCAATTCAAAGTTGAAGGGGTCAGGGTGGAAGTAATCGGCGACTTAAAAGTTAAGGGTGAAAAAAGTTTAATTTCTTTCAATTTATGGCCTCACGTGCGCGTACTTCCCTTTGTCTGGGGAAAGGTAAACGTTGTTCCGCTGGAGTGGCAACTTGTAGTTAACATAGTTGCCGGCAAGGGGGAAAAGGCAGAGATGATAGCGCGTCATCTCCGGAGTGAAGGATACGATGAAGCTCTCCTTGGGAAGATCCTCCGCAGTCGTGCCGTCACCAGGGCTGTAAGGGAAGAAGTGCGGAGCCTTCTCAGCAAGGATAGAATCTATGCGCCTCAAGAACCTTGAACTTTACGGGTTTAAATCTTTTGCCACCAAAACCCTGATCGCTTTTGATAAAGGTATCACTGCCATAATAGGGCCTAACGGGAGCGGCAAATCCAACCTAGCCGATGCCATTCGGTGGGCTCTGGGGGAGCAGAGCTTCCGAAGCCTCAGAGCGCGCTCCACAGAGGACATAATCTTTGCAGGAAGCTCCAGACGTCCCCAGATGGGGGTGGCTCAGGTTTCTTTAACCCTCGATAATGCCGAGGGCTCTTTCCCACTGGATTTTTCTGAGATAACCATAACCCGCAGAGCTTATCGGTCCGGTGAAAACGAGTATTTGCTCAACGGTCAAAGGGTGCGCCTGAAGGATGTGGAAGAGCTCCTGGCAGCAGCGGGCTTCCACCATTTAACTCACACTTTTGTAGGTCAGGGCCTCGTGGATGCAGCTTTATTGCTTAAGCCGCAGGAAAGGAGAGCGCTTCTGGAGGAAGTTTCAGGAATAGCTATTTATAGGGGGAAGCGAGAAGAAGCTCTTCGCAAACTGGAGGAAGCTGAAGCAAACCTGGTACGTCTCAAAGACATCCTGGCTGAAATATCGCCCCGCCTTGAGAAGTTGAGAGAGCAGAGCCTTAAGGCTCAGGAGTACATGGCTCTTTCCGGGGAATTGAACCATCTCCTCAGAATCTGGTATGGGCACAAACTTCACCTTCAGGCTGAAGCCTTCCGGGAGGCTGCCCGGGAAGAGCAGAGAATCCTCAAGCTTGTTGAAGAAGCTCGCCTGAACCTGGAAAAGCACCACCGCGATTTGGAAGAAATCCGCCTTAAGCGCCGGCGATTGCAGGAAGAGCTCTCCCTCTTGCGCCGCAGGGCTCTGGAAGAAGAAAGAGCCTTTCAGGAAGCCCAGCGCAACATAGCCGTATTGGAAGAGAGGATAAGGCATCTTACCCGCCAGAAAGAGGAGTTAGAAGGAGAACTGCGAGGGCGAGAAAAGCATTACCTGGAGGTAGAAGAAGCCAGGAGAAAATTGGAGGAAGCTCGCAAAAATTGGGAAAGATCCCCTCAGCGCAAGGCGGCCGAGTTGAAGAGAAGGGAAACGGAAATCCTGGATAGACTTGAGAAAGTGCGCCGTAAAATATCCGAACTTGAAGGAGAAATAGCATCCGCTCAGAGAGAAAAGGAGAGACTTTCGGAGGTGCTGACTTCGGTAGAAAAAGAGCTGGCCTCTCTTGCGCAGGAGAAGGGTAAAAAGGTTGGTGAGATAAAGGAGCGGGAAAAGGAAATCCTTACTGCCGTCAAGAAGGTTGAGGCTGAGCTTTTCGGCCTTCAGGGTGAATTAAGTCGCTTTCAGGGCAAAGAAGAAGCACTCCTCGCCCGTTTTAAGGTTCTGGAAAATTCCCTCAAAGTTTCGCCTCCCGGCAATTTCCGTGGCCCACTGATCGACTTACTTAAAGTTCCTCACGGCCTGGAAAAAGCGCTGGAGGCTGCTTTATCTCCTTTACAGGAAGGATGGGTAGCTTATTCTATTCAGGAAGCCGGCGAAGTTTTAGCCTCTTTTCCGGAAGATAAACGCTATGTCTTGCTTCTTCTTACGCCCCTGCAGGAAATTTCCCCCCTTACGCTTCCCAGAACCGATGGGGTTATAGGATTGGCTTCGGAGCTGGTGAAGGCTCCGGATTATCTCCTACCCCTGGTGGGGGTGCTATTGGGGCGGACCCTGGTGGTGAGGGATATGGATTCTGCCCTCAGGGCTCTCGAGGAGCTATCGGAGGAGAAATTCCCATACCAGGTGGTTACTCTAAAGGGGGAAAAATTGCACAGCTTTGGAGCCATGGAAAAGATAAAGGGGGGGAGGTCCAGCCTCTTGGCCGAGAAAGAAACGGTGGAAGCTGAGCTGCGCCTTATCCAGAAGAAAAAGGAAGATTTGAATTTGAGGGCTAAGGCGCTGGAAAAGTCTCTGCAGGAAGCGAAGGAAGAATTGCGAAGGGTTTCCCGGGAGAAAGACCGTTTGGAGGCTTCGCTGAGCGAGCGGGAGAAGGAGTTGGAGCTTCGCAGGCATAAAATCCAGGGGGAACTGCAGTGGTATGAACGCCAGCTCAGCAAGCTTGAAAGGGAGAAAATGTCCCTCCTGCTGGAAGAGGGGAGGGCTTCCAGGGAGCTGGGGGTAATCCAGCAAGCCCTTGAGGAGTTAGGTGGAGAACCAGGGTTTACCTTTGTGGATCCCCAGGTTTGGGAAGAGAGGAAGGCTTCTCTGGAGAAAGATCTGCAAAGGGCCAGGAGCGAACTGCAAGTTCTGCGTCATAAGGTTGCATCAACTGCGCGGGAGCTGGAGAAAAGCCTTCTAAGTCTTCAGGAAAGCATCGGAATCCTTGAAGGGAAAAAGCCGGCTCTGGATGAGCTCATGCAGAGGGTAGAGGCTCTGGAGGGGGAAGCAGAAGAACTGGGGGCAAAGGAACAGGAAGCTTTGAAGAAAAGGGAAGAAGCCCAGAGGAGCCTGAACCATTGTGAGTTGCTCCTTCAGCAGGCGAGGCTGGCTGTGGAAAAAGCCCGGGAGGAGATGAATTCCCTGCGCCATCGCCTCCAGGAGGATTTAGGTCTTGTGGAGGCCCAGGACCCTCAACGCCTCTTGCCTTTGGGGGATCTGATCCGCACTCTTCCCCGGGTAGCTGTTAGTCCCCCAGGACTTGAGGAAGAAATCAAGCGCCTTAAAGGCCGGCTGAAGCGTCTTGGTCCTGTTAACCTGGAAGCTCCTGAAGAGTTCAGGGCGTTAGAGGAGCGCCACCGTTTCCTCACCTCCCAGATAGCTGATCTGGAGGAAACGGCTTCCCGCCTTAAGGGCCTGATAAAGGAGCTGGACAGGGAGATGGAAAGACGCTTCACTGAGGTATTCCGGGCTGTGAACGAGGCCTTCAACCTCTATTTCCAGGAACTTTTTTCTGGTGGGAGAGCTCGCCTTATCCTTACCGGTTCCAGTCACCGGGAAGAAGCCGGCGTTGAAATAGAGGCCGCCCCTCCGGGCAAAAAACTCAAAGAGCTGGCGATGCTCTCGGGCGGAGAGCGAGCTCTTACAGCCGTGGCTTTCCTCTTTGCTATCCTCAAAGTTAGGCCTGTGCCTTTCTGCGTTCTGGATGAGGTGGATGCCATGCTGGATGAGGCAAACATCGGGCGTTTCTGCCTGGCCCTTAAGGACTTATCCCGCCAGATTCAGTTCATTGTCATAACTCACAACCGGGCCACCGTAGAAATTTCCGACGTAATATGGGGGGTAACTATGAATGACGATGGCATTTCACAGGTTTTTTCCATGAAGCTTGAAGAGGCGATAGCAGGCTTATGAAGTGGAACTTAATTGTACTGGGGGCTTATCTGGCTTTAACATTGCTTGTGCTCTGGCCTCTTCCGCTGCTCTTCACCAGGGTTATTCCGGGCGATGGGTTTGATGGGTGGCAGAATTACTGGAACCTTTGGTGGATTTCAAAAGCCCTCTTGGAAGAGCATAGTTCTCCTTTCTTCACCCATTACCTTTATTATCCGACGGGCGTGAGCCTCCTTTTCCACACCCTCAATCTGCCCAACGGCCTTCTGGCCATGCCGCTGCAGGTCCTCTTTGGCACCACAGTGGCTTACAACTTCATAGTCTTTATCTCTTCTTTCCTTTCCGGATACGGAGCTTTTCTCCTGGCTCTGGAAATTACCCGGGCCCGCTGGGCAGCCTTTATCGCCGGCCTCATCTATGCTTTCTCTCCATTTCGTTCCGCTCACCTTCTGGGTCACATGCAGGTTTTTTCCACCGAATGGGTTCCCTTTTTTATCCTTTTTCTATTTCGGGCCAAACGTGGGGGGTCTTCTCTGCTTCCTGCCGTTTTCCTGGTTTTATCCTCTCTCACCGACTGGTATCAGAGCGTATACCTGGCCCTTTTTACCGCCCTTTACCTGGGTTGGCTTGCCTGGAAGAAAAGCCTCACGTTGAGGGTTCTCCTGAAGGTTGGGGCAATTTGGTCGCTGGGAGTCCTTGCCCTTTCCCCGCTTCTTATTCCCATGTTGTGGGAGATGCTTCACTATCGATACATGTTTGCCCCTCCCTGGGAGCCCATTCTCTTTTCAGCTGATTTGCTGGCTTTTGTCACTCCTTCGGAATTCCACCCCCTTTGGGGGGAACTGGCCGGGAAAATCACTAAAAACTTCGTGACTCCACCTTCGGAAAGGACAGTTTTCCTGGGCTATACTTCTCTGGTCCTGGCGCTGGTAGCCTGGAGGAAGAAAGCGGAAAGCGTTTCCCTCTGGCTGATTACAGGATTTTTCTTCATGCTAATGGCTTTGGGGCCTTACCTTCGCATTTTGGGCGAGACTTTGCCCCTGCCACTGCCTTACAGTTTTCTTCGGCAAATCCCATTTATAGCCATGGCTCGCACTGTGAGCCGTTTTTCCCTTATGGTGACCTTAAGCCTGGGGGTGCTAGCAGCGCTAGGGGCAAAGGCTCTTGGCCGCCGCCTTTCCCCAACGCTGGCCTTCCTTATCCTTCTGGAGTACTGGCCAGCCCCTTATCCCTTCACCCCTCCCGACACTCCCGATTTCTACTGGAAGC containing:
- the rnc gene encoding ribonuclease III, translated to MKELPSINFAELEEKLGINFTDKALLLQALVHTSYVNENPSFPLNDNERLEFLGDAVLDFVVGDYLYHRFPEMREGELTWLRASLVKGETLAQFARKISLGRYLLLGRGEEESGGRERSSILGSAFEALIGAIYLDKDLDAVKTFLEPFIEPELDQLFLETIGMDPKSRLQEFIQEWLGVTPSYRTLEERGPEHARTFVVGVFLGEKLWGKGEGSSKQQASVEAARIALETLQKISEKDLSWKLPRRIRLSLLQLLPFLEKLHRWALAGSVALALYGLPLTPHDIDLVTDRRGARALSSNLGEFTLSPLRWKENEHFASLLAQFKVEGVRVEVIGDLKVKGEKSLISFNLWPHVRVLPFVWGKVNVVPLEWQLVVNIVAGKGEKAEMIARHLRSEGYDEALLGKILRSRAVTRAVREEVRSLLSKDRIYAPQEP
- a CDS encoding ABC transporter substrate-binding protein; this translates as MVRFIRWQFLVLFTALALLGGILSYGAIQYSTVIVPAPGGRYIEGVAGNPRFLNPLFSQFNELDQDICSLIFNGLIALDDQGKPIPALAERWEISPDGLTYTFHLRRNIRWHDGTPFTAEDVLFTVRALASPEFPGLPSLQEFWKNVEASSDDPYTVRFTLKEPFAPFLTYASIGIIPAHLWSRIPYSLMVQSRFNLEPTGTGPYRLKEMDATRLVLEANPDFYGPKPYLTEIEFRFYPDYESAFEALKLGEVMGVARIPYQLVPEAATMKDLAVYSGIVAGYTMVLLNFDNPNTPFFKEREVRQALSHAIDRKAIIREVLKGYGVEAHSPIWPSSWAYNPEVKSYPYDLEKASALLEKAGWEDTDGDKIRDKAGKKLSFILLASSSPENARLAYLLADEWRKIGVEAIPQVFDYPSLVRDFLYPRNFEAAIVRWEFGPDPDLYPLWHSSQKKEGQNFSGYSSPKFDALLEEARLTPDLSSRRDLYFQFQALFAEEVPAFILYYPLYLFGARKELKGVQLGPVFSSADRFRTLNRWYINTRRVLVSQAEREGFYP
- the secG gene encoding preprotein translocase subunit SecG is translated as MRTYFYLIQIIISLALIVVILLGSKGGGLSSIFGGEGGIYRTRRGVEKVLFQAAIVLSALFLLVSLLSVILFQ
- a CDS encoding AAA family ATPase; translated protein: MRLKNLELYGFKSFATKTLIAFDKGITAIIGPNGSGKSNLADAIRWALGEQSFRSLRARSTEDIIFAGSSRRPQMGVAQVSLTLDNAEGSFPLDFSEITITRRAYRSGENEYLLNGQRVRLKDVEELLAAAGFHHLTHTFVGQGLVDAALLLKPQERRALLEEVSGIAIYRGKREEALRKLEEAEANLVRLKDILAEISPRLEKLREQSLKAQEYMALSGELNHLLRIWYGHKLHLQAEAFREAAREEQRILKLVEEARLNLEKHHRDLEEIRLKRRRLQEELSLLRRRALEEERAFQEAQRNIAVLEERIRHLTRQKEELEGELRGREKHYLEVEEARRKLEEARKNWERSPQRKAAELKRRETEILDRLEKVRRKISELEGEIASAQREKERLSEVLTSVEKELASLAQEKGKKVGEIKEREKEILTAVKKVEAELFGLQGELSRFQGKEEALLARFKVLENSLKVSPPGNFRGPLIDLLKVPHGLEKALEAALSPLQEGWVAYSIQEAGEVLASFPEDKRYVLLLLTPLQEISPLTLPRTDGVIGLASELVKAPDYLLPLVGVLLGRTLVVRDMDSALRALEELSEEKFPYQVVTLKGEKLHSFGAMEKIKGGRSSLLAEKETVEAELRLIQKKKEDLNLRAKALEKSLQEAKEELRRVSREKDRLEASLSEREKELELRRHKIQGELQWYERQLSKLEREKMSLLLEEGRASRELGVIQQALEELGGEPGFTFVDPQVWEERKASLEKDLQRARSELQVLRHKVASTARELEKSLLSLQESIGILEGKKPALDELMQRVEALEGEAEELGAKEQEALKKREEAQRSLNHCELLLQQARLAVEKAREEMNSLRHRLQEDLGLVEAQDPQRLLPLGDLIRTLPRVAVSPPGLEEEIKRLKGRLKRLGPVNLEAPEEFRALEERHRFLTSQIADLEETASRLKGLIKELDREMERRFTEVFRAVNEAFNLYFQELFSGGRARLILTGSSHREEAGVEIEAAPPGKKLKELAMLSGGERALTAVAFLFAILKVRPVPFCVLDEVDAMLDEANIGRFCLALKDLSRQIQFIVITHNRATVEISDVIWGVTMNDDGISQVFSMKLEEAIAGL